In the Telopea speciosissima isolate NSW1024214 ecotype Mountain lineage chromosome 2, Tspe_v1, whole genome shotgun sequence genome, one interval contains:
- the LOC122653247 gene encoding protein IQ-DOMAIN 10-like isoform X2, producing the protein MGSGDWFKTILSRKKVKEERLNQLKARKTLRHLKGIVRLQALTKVYTVKKQASTTLNYLHSWGRIQSQIRARRISMVTEGRIKQKKLENQLKLDAKLHELQVEWCGGSETMEDILARMHQREEAAVKRERAMAYAFSHQWRANSSQNQGQFAYELGKANWGWSWIERWIAARPWESRVPISPSPKKIQSKQTDKVGRTTSLPTVKISVSFKPTLSNGKGPTKARRLSYPNAEKPVEQKANANVSSFSGSETEETNTKQEQPVSH; encoded by the exons GCAAGGAAAACTTTACGTCATTTGAAAGGGATTGTAAGGTTACAAGCACTGACCAAAGTCTATACTGTTAAGAAACAAGCATCAACTACTTTGAACTATCTCCATTCTTGGGGCAGAATACAGTCCCAGATTAGAGCTCGCAGAATCTCCATGGTAACTGAAGGCCGAATTAAGCAAAAGAAGCTAGAGAATCAATTAAAGCTGGATGCGAAGCTTCATGAGCTACAG GTGGAATGGTGTGGTGGCTCTGAAACCATGGAGGATATTCTTGCCAGGATGCACCAGAGAGAAGAAGCTGCAGTTAAGCGTGAGCGAGCCATGGCATATGCATTCTCTCATCAG TGGAGGGCCAACTCTAGTCAGAACCAGGGGCAGTTTGCTTATGAACTTGGCAAAGCTAACTGGGGTTGGAGCTGGATAGAGCGATGGATTGCAGCTCGCCCGTGGGAGAGCAGAGTTCCTATCAGCCCAAGTCCAAAGAAGATCCAGAGTAAGCAGACAGACAAGGTTGGTAGAACTACAAGCCTGCCAACAGTGAAAATCTCTGTTTCATTCAAACCTACTTTGTCTAATGGGAAGGGACCTACAAAGGCAAGGAGATTGTCTTATCCGAATGCAGAAAAACCTGTTGAACAGAAGGCAAATGCTAATGTATCAAGCTTTTCTGGTTCCGAAACCGAAGAAACAAACACAAAGCAAGAGCAGCCGGTGTCTCACTGA
- the LOC122652002 gene encoding transcription factor TCP4-like produces the protein MEESQHHQPSSRLGLRAAAAANGGGGEIVEVQGGHIVRSTGRKDRHSKVCTAKGPRDRRVRLSAHTAIQFYDVQDRLGYDRPSKAVDWLIKKAKASIDELAQRPAWTPTTTTSSAAAAPSANTATNPVDQGHEEENRLHFLYKSDAAVVGSSKRPMAAAEPAGSGFGFQQQQMNNPSHSSSFLPPSLDSDSIADTIKSFFPMGAATSSYSINFQNYPPDLISRTSSQAQDLRLSLQSLQDPILLHQQQPHHHPQPNPSAEQDLFSCSAPLAFDSTSDAWSEQPQQQQQTATDTQYQRTVSWNAGTDTSSSSGGGEGGFVFHSPPLPQPSLGQSQFFSQRGPLQSSNSPSVRAWIDPQISASDHHHNHLAASIHHRSSISGNGFASGGFSGFRIPARIQGEEEHDAVSDKPSSASSASRH, from the coding sequence atggaagagagtCAGCACCACCAACCGTCGTCGAGATTGGGGCTGAGAGCCGCCGCCGCTGCCaacggaggaggaggagagatcgTAGAAGTGCAAGGAGGCCACATTGTGCGATCCACGGGGAGGAAAGACAGGCACAGCAAGGTCTGCACTGCAAAGGGTCCTCGCGACCGGAGGGTCCGCTTGTCTGCTCACACTGCCATTCAGTTCTACGACGTTCAGGATCGACTGGGCTACGACCGACCCAGCAAGGCCGTCGATTGGCTCATCAAGAAGGCCAAGGCCTCCATAGACGAGCTCGCCCAGCGTCCTGCTTGGACCCCAACCACCACCACTAGCAGTGCTGCAGCTGCTCCTTCCGCCAACACTGCTACTAATCCTGTCGACCAAGGCCACGAAGAGGAAAACAGACTTCATTTCCTGTACAAAAGCGACGCTGCAGTAGTTGGTTCGAGTAAGAGGCCAATGGCTGCTGCCGAGCCAGCGGGTTCTGGGTTTGGTTTTCAGCAGCAGCAGATGAACAATCCCAGCCATAGCTCCAGCTTCCTTCCGCCTTCTCTAGACTCCGACTCCATTGCCGACACCATAAAATCCTTCTTCCCAATGGGCGCTGCTACATCTTCGTATTCCATCAATTTCCAGAATTACCCACCAGACCTAATCTCCAGAACCAGCAGCCAAGCCCAAGATCTTCGTCTCTCCCTTCAGTCATTACAAGACCCAATTCTTCTCCACCAGCAGCAGCCACACCACCATCCACAGCCTAATCCTTCGGCCGAACAGGACCTTTTCTCTTGTTCAGCTCCTTTGGCATTTGATTCTACCTCCGACGCTTGGTCTGAGCAGccgcagcagcagcagcagacagCGACGGACACACAATATCAGAGAACGGTCTCTTGGAATGCCGGAACGGATACAAGCAGCAGCTCAGGAGGAGGTGAAGGAGGATTCGTCTTCCATTCACCGCCGCTGCCGCAACCGTCTCTGGGCCAAAGCCAGTTCTTTTCACAGAGGGGACCCCTTCAGTCCAGTAACTCACCTTCAGTTCGCGCTTGGATAGACCCGCAGATTTCCGCCTCCgatcatcatcataatcatctGGCAGCTTCAATCCATCATCGATCGTCCATCTCTGGCAACGGATTTGCCTCCGGCGGATTTTCTGGCTTCCGCATCCCTGCACGAATTCAAGGTGAAGAGGAGCACGACGCTGTCTCCGACAAGCCGTCCTCTGCCTCCTCTGCTTCTCGCCATTGA